In a single window of the Zea mays cultivar B73 chromosome 5, Zm-B73-REFERENCE-NAM-5.0, whole genome shotgun sequence genome:
- the LOC100278812 gene encoding uncharacterized protein LOC100278812 isoform 1 (isoform 1 is encoded by transcript variant 1) has protein sequence MASRCLAAASEAAVVFLIRPILAIVFVFTLILLGWYVAWTTVLVHVPLVQEIAGLRPKKPSKPKPANRGRVAKFYRNQAEAAQRNCKSEGAP, from the exons ATGGCGAGCAGGTGCCTAGCGGCTGCATCGGAGGCCGCCGTCGTCTTCCTCATCCGGCCCATCCTCGCCATCGTTTTCGTCTTCACCCTCATCCTCCTCG GCTGGTACGTGGCGTGGACGACGGTGCTGGTGCACGTGCCGCTGGTGCAGGAGATCGCCGGCCTGCGCCCGAAGAAGCCCTCTAAACCCAAGCCAGCCAACCGCGGCCGCGTCGCCAAGTTCTACCGGAACCAGGCCGAGGCCGCACAAAG GAACTGCAAATCAGAAGGGGCACCTTAA
- the LOC100278812 gene encoding uncharacterized protein LOC100278812 isoform 2 (isoform 2 is encoded by transcript variant 2) produces the protein MASRCLAAASEAAVVFLIRPILAIVFVFTLILLGWYVAWTTVLVHVPLVQEIAGLRPKKPSKPKPANRGRVAKFYRNQAEAAQRHSWELDTWIGMEEK, from the exons ATGGCGAGCAGGTGCCTAGCGGCTGCATCGGAGGCCGCCGTCGTCTTCCTCATCCGGCCCATCCTCGCCATCGTTTTCGTCTTCACCCTCATCCTCCTCG GCTGGTACGTGGCGTGGACGACGGTGCTGGTGCACGTGCCGCTGGTGCAGGAGATCGCCGGCCTGCGCCCGAAGAAGCCCTCTAAACCCAAGCCAGCCAACCGCGGCCGCGTCGCCAAGTTCTACCGGAACCAGGCCGAGGCCGCACAAAG GCATAGCTGGGAACTGGATACTTGGATAGGGATGGAAGAAAAATAA